The following proteins are encoded in a genomic region of Amphiura filiformis chromosome 18, Afil_fr2py, whole genome shotgun sequence:
- the LOC140139006 gene encoding uncharacterized protein, producing the protein MGRVMANTRHCIVLASLFILLLWLPSNQDCSLNLRRICRPTSTPTRKFLAPVLLYVNHFCYFQPDVNNIALSNDIELNPGPTSPNSSSQNGNLSLSNLSTNESSSGSLRAQNGMSCLFVNTRSLKNKLLDFQAHVYNFNFKIIGVAETWLADHVPSSCILQDFTIIRNDRNTHGGGVLLAFAPELQPIHVVPNHNFPKTDSQSVWASVVIGKQRWLCGVFYRPRRNDMESLDCLEETLYSLHPERYAGTLLMGDFNVDQSQSNHNSIYVTRLSDIADSFGLHQHVNDITRNNPDSILDLVFNTNPDHIADAAASEKLATSDHYMVTFNIKIKTKKLVAPYRKVYQYAKADCNLLNALILETNWDNIIIDNDIDNTWNGFVETFFLCVNRAIPSTVRRSRAKPWVTPDIKKLISKKHKAFNKAKMSDSNLLWNKYKSLRNQVKYALKRSYQDHWLNMVNKNDNMKRFWSFVKSSRSQPENISFNIDNLPCTAPDLIAQGFNDLFASFFTHTDDTVEITSPELIVEPFSNTRFNSEMVLNRIKKLAADKAVGPDNISGRMLKMCAQSIAPVLARIFSMSAALGKLPMGWKTAHVVPVYKKGDRSTLSNYRPIALTSVVGKMLEALVCDELRSHLLTNGLMFENQHGFSPGKSCTTALCEATTEWLGALDRRTNPTARIDLISVDYSRAFDSISHHVLIKKLHKTYGIRGPLLQWITSFLTGRRQRVMFRGASSEWTNVLSGVPQGSVLGPLLFNIIR; encoded by the coding sequence ATGGGGAGAGTTATGGCCAACACCCGTCACTGTATCGTGTTAGCGTCGCTCTTTATTCTACTTTTATGGCTTCCATCCAACCAAGATTGTAGTTTAAATCTCCGTAGAATTTGTAGACCTACTTCAACACCAACTCGGAAATTTCTTGCTCCTGTCCTACTATATGTCAACCATTTCTGTTATTTTCAACCCGATGTCAATAACATTGCTCTGTCAAATGACAttgaattgaacccgggacctacgTCACCAAATAGTTCATCTCAGAATGGAAACCTATCCTTATCAAATCTCAGTACCAATGAATCAAGTTCAGGCTCCTTACGTGCTCAGAATGGGATGTCATGCTTGTTTGTTAATACTCGTAGCCTCAAAAACAAACTCTTGGACTTTCAAGCTCATGTTTATAATTTCAACTTCAAGATCATAGGCGTGGCTGAAACCTGGCTGGCAGACCACGTCCCCAGTAGTTGCATTTTGCAAGATTTTACCATAATAAGAAATGATCGGAACACACATGGTGGTGGTGTCTTACTGGCTTTTGCCCCAGAACTCCAGCCAATACATGTTGTTCCAAATCATAACTTTCCAAAAACAGATTCTCAATCCGTTTGGGCCTCAGTAGTTATTGGTAAGCAAAGATGGCTATGTGGAGTGTTCTATCGTCCTCGTAGGAATGACATGGAATCACTAGACTGCCTTGAAGAAACCTTGTACAGCTTACACCCTGAACGCTATGCTGGCACACTCCTTATGGGAGATTTCAATGTCGACCAATCTCAATCAAACCACAATAGTATATATGTTACTCGCCTATCTGATATTGCTGACTCTTTTGGATTACACCAACATGTAAACGACATCACCCGAAATAATCCAGATTCAATCCTGGACCTTGTTTTCAACACCAACCCTGATCATATAGCAGATGCTGCCGCCTCTGAAAAGTTGGCCACATCTGACCATTACATGGTGACATTTAAtattaaaatcaaaaccaagaaACTTGTCGCCCCTTACCGCAAGGTTTATCAATATGCTAAAGCCGATTGCAACTTGCTTAATGCTCTTATTCTGGAAACCAACTGGGACAATATCATTATTgacaatgatattgataatactTGGAATGGTTTTGTTGAAACCTTTTTTCTTTGTGTCAATAGAGCTATACCTAGTACAGTTAGGCGTTCTAGAGCCAAACCTTGGGTTACTCCTGACATTAAAAAGCTAATTTCTAAGAAACACAAGGCTTTCAATAAAGCTAAAATGTCTGACAGCAATCTACTGTGGAACAAATATAAATCTCTCCGAAACCAGGTAAAGTACGCTCTCAAAAGATCATATCAAGATCACTGGCTCAACATGGTCAACAAAAATGACAATATGAAAAGATTTTGGAGTTTTGTTAAGTCATCACGCTCTCAACCTGAAAATATCTCTTTTAATATTGATAACCTACCATGTACTGCTCCAGACTTAATCGCTCAGGGATTCAATGATCTTTTTGCTAGTTTCTTCACACATACTGATGATACTGTGGAAATTACATCTCCAGAACTCATAGTTGAACCCTTTTCCAACACCAGGTTTAATTCTGAAATGGTTCTAAACAGAATTAAAAAATTGGCTGCTGATAAAGCCGTCGGGCCTGATAACATCTCGGGTCGTATGTTAAAGATGTGTGCTCAAAGCATAGCCCCAGTTCTTGCGCGTATCTTTAGTATGTCTGCTGCATTAGGCAAATTGCCCATGGGTTGGAAAACAGCCCATGTAGTCCCTGTGTACAAGAAGGGTGATCGTTCTACTTTGTCTAATTATAGACCAATTGCCTTAACGTCCGTGGTTGGTAAAATGCTTGAGGCTCTCGTTTGCGATGAGCTGAGAAGTCACCTGCTCACAAATGGTCTCATGTTTGAAAATCAGCATGGGTTCTCTCCAGGCAAATCATGCACCACGGCCCTTTGTGAAGCCACCACAGAATGGCTTGGTGCCCTTGATCGTCGGACTAATCCAACTGCGCGTATCGATCTTATATCCGTGGATTATAGCCGCGCATTTGATTCTATTTCACACCATGTGCTCATTAAAAAGCTTCATAAGACCTACGGCATtcgcggacctttattgcaatggaTAACATCATTCCTTACTGGCCGTCGACAACGTGTCATGTTTCGCGGTGCTAGTTCTGAGTGGACCAATGTATTATCTGGGGTCCCTCAGGGATCTgttttgggcccacttttgtttaaTATAATACGTTAa